The genomic interval CGACGATGCGGCGGTGGATCTCTCCGAGTTCGTGGAGCTCGCGGCGCCCGGCCTGGACCTCGACGGCCAGCCGACGCGCGAGGATCGCGACCGCGAGGAACGCGAGCGCGTGGCCCAGCACCGAGGTGATCGCGCCCTGCGAATCCAGCCCGGCCTCGCCTTCGAAGCTCGGGAACCAACCGGACGCCGGACCCCAGACCACGACCGTGTGCGCGACGATGGCGCTCACGCACGCCAGCAGCGCGCCGCGCGAGCCGAGCGTGAGTGCCGCGTAGACGATCCAGATCAGGAACAGGAAGCCGAAGATCGACTGCGCGCCGCCCGAGCAGTACACGAAGCCGGAGATCAGCGCGGCGTCGCCAGCGAGCTCGAACAGGTGCACGCGCGGCGACCGGCTCCAGGCGGTCAGCGCACCGTAGGCCAGCGCCAGCAGGAATCCCGCCAGCACCAGAGCGTAGAGCGCCTGCAGTTCGCGCTCCGAGTAGGCGTCCGCGCCGCGCACCTGCGTCAGAACGCAGAGCGTGAAGATCGCCGCCAGCGCGGCGAGCCTCGTCGCGAAGGCGCTCGCCGGGAGCGCCGTGCGTCGCGACGTCTCCGGCATCCGCGCTAGTTGACGACTTCGGCGATCTTGAAGATCGGCAGATACATCGCGACCAGCAGCGAACCGATCGAGCCGCCCAGCCCGACCATCAGCAGCGGCTCGAGCAGGGACGTCAGCGCATCGACCGCGGTGTCGACCTCGTCGTCGTAGAAGTCGGCGATCTTTCCCAGCATCGCGTCCATGGCGCCGGTCTGCTCTCCGACCGCGATCATCTGCACGACCATGCCCGGGAAGACCTTCGAGCCCTGCAGAGGCTCGGCGATCGTCTTGCCCTCGGCGATCGATCCCTTCGTGCGCAGGATCTCCCGCTCGACGACCACGTTGCCCGCGGTCCGCGCCACGATCTCGAGCGCGTCCAGGATCGGCACGCCCGAAGAGAGCATGGTCGAGAGCGTGCGCGAGAAGCGCGCCACGGCCACCTTCTGCAGCAGGCTTCCGAAGATCGGCGTCTTCAGGAACACGCCGTCGAAGAACGCGCGGCCTCCAGGCGTCGCGTAGACGCGCTTGAAGACGTACGCGACCACGACCACGCCGGCGATCATGTACAGGATCCAGCTCTGCATGAAGTGCGACAGGTTGATCACCATCTGCGTCGGAGCGGGAAGCGCGCCGCCGAAGTCGGCGAACATCTTCTCGAAGACCGGGATGACCTTGACCAGCATCAGAACCACGACCAGCGCCGCGATCACGGTGACCGAGGCCGGGTAGACCATCGCGCCCTTCACCTTGCGGCGCAGCGCCTCGTTCTTCTCCAGATACGCCGCGAGCCGGTTCAGGATCGTGTCGAGGATGCCGCCGACCTCGCCGGCCGCGACCAGGTTCACGTACAGGCGGTCGAACACCTTCACGTGCTTGCCGAGCGCGTCGGAGAACGTCGCTCCGCTCTCCACGTCGGACTTGATCTGCAGGATGATCTTTTTGAAGGCCGCGTTCTCCTGCTGCGTTCCCAGGATGTCGAGGCACTGCACGAGCCGCAGACCGGCGTCGATCATCGTCGCCAACTGCCGGGTGAACATGACCAGGTCCTTGGTCGTCGGCTTCTTCTGCAGCGCCGGGACGATCTCGGAGAGATCCTTGGCCTTCGGCTTCACCGTCGTCGGCGTGATCGCCTGCGCCCGCAACGTGGCCATCGCCCCGTCGACGTCGTTCGCGACGATCACGCCCTTCTTCGCGAGACCGTCCCGCGTCTTGCCCGCCCAGTTGAACGTCGGCATATGCCCTCCCGCTTGCGCGGCTAGCTCGCCCTCTGCCTCGCGCGGAGACCTGCGTTTCCGCTCGAGATGATGTTCTGCAGCTCGTCCGGATCGGAGCTGCGGCTGATCGCGTCCTCGTGCGAGATCAGGCGCCGCCCGTACAGATCGGCGAGACACTGGTTCAGCGTCTGCATGCCGAACTTGTCCTGCCCGATCTGCATCTGCGAGTAGATCTGGTGGATCTTGTCCTCGCGGATCAGGTTGCGGATCGCCGGATTCGGAATCATCACTTCCAGGCCCATCACGCGCCCGCCACCGTTCGCGCGCGGGATCAGCGTCTGGCTGATCACGCCCTCGAGCACGAACGAGAGCTGGGTGCGGATCTGCGCCTGTTGGTGCGCGGGAAACACGTCGATCACGCGGTTGATCGTCTGCACGCAGGAATTGGTGTGCAGCGTGGCCAGGCACAGGTGACCGGTCTCCGAGAAGGTGAGCGCCGC from Deltaproteobacteria bacterium carries:
- a CDS encoding type II secretion system F family protein, which produces MPTFNWAGKTRDGLAKKGVIVANDVDGAMATLRAQAITPTTVKPKAKDLSEIVPALQKKPTTKDLVMFTRQLATMIDAGLRLVQCLDILGTQQENAAFKKIILQIKSDVESGATFSDALGKHVKVFDRLYVNLVAAGEVGGILDTILNRLAAYLEKNEALRRKVKGAMVYPASVTVIAALVVVLMLVKVIPVFEKMFADFGGALPAPTQMVINLSHFMQSWILYMIAGVVVVAYVFKRVYATPGGRAFFDGVFLKTPIFGSLLQKVAVARFSRTLSTMLSSGVPILDALEIVARTAGNVVVEREILRTKGSIAEGKTIAEPLQGSKVFPGMVVQMIAVGEQTGAMDAMLGKIADFYDDEVDTAVDALTSLLEPLLMVGLGGSIGSLLVAMYLPIFKIAEVVN
- a CDS encoding type IV pili twitching motility protein PilT, translating into VGADTQSFKAALRYILRQDPDVVLVGEMRDLETIEAALTFSETGHLCLATLHTNSCVQTINRVIDVFPAHQQAQIRTQLSFVLEGVISQTLIPRANGGGRVMGLEVMIPNPAIRNLIREDKIHQIYSQMQIGQDKFGMQTLNQCLADLYGRRLISHEDAISRSSDPDELQNIISSGNAGLRARQRAS